One genomic window of Myxococcus guangdongensis includes the following:
- the miaB gene encoding tRNA (N6-isopentenyl adenosine(37)-C2)-methylthiotransferase MiaB, with translation MKRYFIHTFGCQMNVNDSLRMSEVLAKMSYEPTPVPENADLIILNTCSIREKAEDKMLSALGRYKPVKASRGALIGVGGCVAQQEKDRLIKKVPYLDFVFGPDNIARLPDIIGRVESERARVVETAFVDSEEYVFPRADPETSRGKVTEFVTVMKGCDNVCSFCIVPHTRGREVSRAFPDVLQEVDGLAKVGVREVTLIGQNVNSYLGGVSFAQLLLRCAEVPGIERVRFTTSHPHDLSDELIEAFRAQPKIAPHFHLPVQCGSDRILKMMRRDYTVVQYLERLQKLRDARPGIAVTTDIIVGFPGETEEDFEMTMKLTEQVRFDNQFSFIYSPRPKTGAALREKDWGPVEHEVKIARLERLQKLQRRISAETTAALVGTEVEVMVEGHSRYDAAKRFGRTPENRTVNFDGDAPAGAFVTVKVDRSTPNQLAGKQVAVLQLPTVEPLPVPRPDSPFHVVAEA, from the coding sequence ATGAAGCGCTACTTCATCCACACCTTCGGCTGCCAGATGAACGTCAACGACTCGCTCCGCATGAGCGAGGTGCTGGCGAAGATGTCCTACGAGCCGACGCCGGTGCCGGAGAACGCCGACCTCATCATCCTCAACACCTGCTCCATCCGTGAGAAGGCCGAGGACAAGATGCTGTCCGCGCTGGGCCGCTACAAGCCGGTGAAGGCCAGCCGGGGCGCGCTCATCGGCGTGGGCGGCTGCGTGGCCCAGCAGGAGAAGGACCGCCTCATCAAGAAGGTCCCGTACCTGGACTTCGTGTTCGGCCCCGACAACATCGCCCGCCTGCCGGACATCATCGGCCGCGTCGAGTCGGAGCGGGCGCGCGTCGTGGAGACGGCCTTCGTGGACTCCGAGGAGTACGTCTTCCCGCGCGCCGACCCGGAGACGTCCCGCGGCAAGGTCACCGAGTTCGTCACGGTGATGAAGGGCTGCGACAACGTCTGCTCGTTCTGCATCGTGCCGCACACGCGCGGCCGCGAGGTGAGTCGCGCCTTCCCGGACGTGCTCCAGGAAGTGGATGGGCTGGCCAAGGTGGGCGTGCGTGAGGTGACGCTCATCGGGCAGAACGTGAACTCGTACCTGGGCGGCGTGTCCTTCGCGCAGCTGCTCCTGCGCTGCGCGGAGGTGCCGGGCATCGAGCGCGTGCGCTTCACCACCAGCCACCCGCATGACCTGTCGGACGAGCTCATCGAGGCGTTCCGCGCGCAGCCCAAGATCGCCCCGCACTTCCACCTGCCCGTGCAGTGCGGGAGTGATCGCATCCTGAAGATGATGCGCCGCGACTACACCGTGGTGCAGTACCTGGAGCGGCTGCAGAAGCTGCGCGACGCGCGCCCGGGCATCGCCGTCACCACCGACATCATCGTGGGCTTCCCCGGCGAGACGGAGGAGGACTTCGAGATGACGATGAAGCTGACCGAGCAGGTCCGCTTCGACAACCAGTTCTCCTTCATCTACAGCCCGCGCCCCAAGACGGGCGCCGCGCTGCGGGAGAAGGACTGGGGCCCGGTGGAGCACGAGGTGAAGATCGCCCGCCTGGAGCGCCTGCAGAAGCTGCAGCGCCGCATCAGCGCGGAGACCACCGCGGCGCTCGTGGGCACCGAGGTGGAGGTCATGGTGGAGGGCCACTCGCGCTACGACGCCGCCAAGCGCTTCGGCCGCACGCCGGAGAACCGCACCGTCAACTTCGACGGCGACGCCCCCGCGGGCGCCTTCGTCACGGTGAAGGTGGATCGCTCCACGCCCAACCAGCTCGCCGGCAAGCAGGTGGCGGTGCTGCAGCTGCCCACCGTGGAGCCGCTGCCCGTCCCGCGTCCCGACTCGCCGTTCCACGTCGTCGCGGAGGCCTGA
- a CDS encoding HYR domain-containing protein, which yields MVGRWWLLGLLGALPARAEPVRLVDVSTPSSNVHTGPMGLTAMEGYALFFGEDSLGLYRTDGTPEGTKLLRTLAWRYEPLGPDNSGWRSPPRLAVLGSRAWWRGTEGLWTTDGTPEGTRLVGSLGLAELPTAPVSFGGALYFSAGSRLYRSDGTVEGTRELAGLAVKDLGVTTAVEVGGQLFFSCASEASGLELCRTDGTSAGTAVVADLVPGASGGAPRLLGAVAGRVLFSASAGTASSPRRLYASDGTAAGTVLLHASASLGDDGVEVPLGVQGLAQSPTLLDGAAYFPCASAATGEELCRTEGTAESTTILDLHPGTASTSPRKPGVLAGKLVFQACSSLGAGNGLACRLWSSDGTVSGSEIVWGAQPFPGIEMRAGLAAVGNSLVFYGQSAGRPSALWKTDGTRDGTGELLQLASVEQFVISDLRRDALVFGDKLLFPGSDGQRGLELHATDGTQQGTNLVTDPTPKRGTGRVIDMVSLDERLYVTAHLLVDQRLMRLDGTTSPKNLHFATNSLNNWIEMAPFQGQVLLSTASGLWATDDSATGIHHVTRDVSSTRIIPGGDKAFLTVGGQLWRTDATQSGTWRISDAPASVSEPSYLHGSLWFSGKTQDGRLEPWTTTGELGFTRKLKDIHVATGEGGSAPREFTALGALTFFSAKDEAGRELWKSDGTTSGTVRVADLRPGETGASPEQLFAWKDHLYFWATATEGATTLWKTDGTEAGTVSLRAATLRRPAMSTGFDDASFVAWGDHLFFGGADAEGGRELWRTDGTEEGTVRVADLMPGVDSSHPNALLLASSEGPLVFTALGPATGRELWRLDSPTGAPTLLAEMIPGPRGSNPSHPTMVGSTLYFQADYGQGMTVYKLAGLIPDTFPPRVSCPPNQSTQATSTRGAEVSFEQATAYDDSGEALTLDSSHASGATFPVGTTEVTFTATDSPSNEGTCSFSVTVTSQPDAGPSTPDAGGPPPTEPPADDSGCGCQSGASSLPWAMALFGLLGLSRRHSRVTPR from the coding sequence GTGGTGGGTCGGTGGTGGTTGTTGGGTCTTCTGGGGGCCCTGCCCGCGCGGGCCGAGCCGGTGCGGCTGGTGGATGTGTCCACCCCCTCGAGCAACGTCCACACGGGGCCCATGGGGCTGACGGCGATGGAGGGGTACGCGCTCTTCTTCGGGGAGGACTCGCTCGGGCTCTATCGGACCGATGGGACGCCCGAGGGGACGAAGCTGCTGCGCACGCTGGCGTGGCGATACGAGCCGCTCGGACCCGACAACTCCGGATGGCGGTCTCCGCCGCGCCTGGCGGTCCTGGGCTCGCGTGCCTGGTGGCGAGGCACCGAGGGACTGTGGACCACGGACGGCACCCCCGAGGGAACGCGCCTGGTGGGGAGCCTGGGGCTCGCGGAGCTGCCGACAGCGCCCGTCTCCTTCGGGGGCGCGCTCTACTTCTCGGCGGGTTCGCGGCTGTATCGCTCGGATGGCACGGTGGAGGGGACGCGGGAGCTCGCCGGGCTCGCCGTGAAGGACCTGGGCGTGACGACCGCCGTGGAGGTGGGGGGCCAGCTCTTCTTCAGCTGTGCGTCGGAGGCGTCGGGTCTGGAGCTGTGCCGGACGGATGGGACCTCCGCGGGCACGGCGGTGGTCGCGGACCTGGTGCCCGGAGCCAGCGGTGGCGCACCTCGGCTGCTGGGCGCGGTGGCGGGCCGGGTGCTCTTTTCGGCGAGCGCGGGGACGGCGTCGAGTCCGCGTCGGCTCTACGCGAGTGACGGCACGGCGGCGGGCACCGTCCTGCTGCACGCCTCCGCGTCGCTGGGGGATGATGGCGTGGAGGTGCCGTTGGGAGTCCAGGGGCTCGCGCAGTCCCCCACCCTGTTGGACGGCGCGGCGTACTTCCCCTGCGCGAGCGCGGCCACGGGCGAGGAGCTCTGTCGCACCGAGGGGACGGCGGAGAGCACGACGATCCTGGACCTGCATCCGGGCACGGCCTCCACGTCGCCGCGCAAGCCGGGCGTGCTCGCGGGGAAGCTCGTCTTCCAGGCGTGCTCGAGTCTGGGCGCGGGCAATGGCCTGGCGTGTCGGCTCTGGTCCTCGGACGGAACGGTGAGCGGGAGCGAGATCGTCTGGGGCGCGCAGCCCTTCCCGGGAATCGAGATGCGCGCCGGGTTGGCCGCCGTGGGGAACAGCCTCGTCTTCTACGGTCAGTCCGCGGGACGACCGAGCGCGCTGTGGAAGACGGACGGCACGCGGGATGGAACCGGTGAGCTGTTGCAGCTCGCGTCCGTCGAGCAGTTCGTCATTTCGGACCTGCGGCGGGACGCGCTCGTGTTCGGAGACAAGCTGCTCTTCCCTGGCAGCGATGGGCAGCGGGGGCTGGAGCTGCACGCCACGGATGGCACGCAGCAGGGCACGAACCTCGTGACGGACCCCACGCCGAAGCGAGGCACGGGTCGGGTCATCGACATGGTCTCGCTCGACGAGCGGCTCTACGTGACGGCACATCTGCTCGTGGACCAGCGACTGATGCGACTGGACGGGACGACTTCGCCCAAGAACCTCCACTTCGCGACGAACAGCCTCAACAATTGGATTGAGATGGCCCCCTTCCAGGGGCAGGTGCTGCTCTCCACGGCCTCGGGACTGTGGGCCACGGACGACAGCGCCACGGGCATCCACCACGTGACGCGCGACGTCTCGTCGACGCGCATCATCCCCGGCGGAGACAAGGCCTTCCTCACGGTGGGAGGACAGCTGTGGCGCACGGACGCCACGCAGTCGGGGACCTGGCGCATCTCGGATGCCCCCGCGAGCGTGTCCGAGCCGTCGTACCTCCACGGGAGCCTCTGGTTCAGCGGCAAGACGCAGGACGGTCGCCTGGAGCCCTGGACGACGACGGGAGAGCTCGGCTTCACGCGCAAGCTCAAGGACATCCACGTCGCCACGGGCGAAGGTGGCTCGGCTCCGCGCGAGTTCACGGCGCTGGGCGCGTTGACGTTCTTCTCCGCGAAGGACGAGGCCGGACGCGAGCTGTGGAAGTCGGACGGCACCACGAGCGGCACGGTGCGCGTGGCGGACCTCCGCCCGGGAGAAACCGGCGCATCACCCGAGCAGCTCTTCGCGTGGAAGGACCACCTCTACTTCTGGGCGACGGCGACGGAAGGCGCCACCACGTTGTGGAAGACGGATGGGACGGAGGCGGGCACGGTGTCGCTGCGCGCGGCGACGCTGCGGCGTCCGGCCATGTCGACTGGATTTGACGACGCGAGCTTCGTGGCGTGGGGTGACCACCTGTTCTTCGGCGGCGCGGACGCGGAGGGTGGGCGCGAGCTGTGGCGCACGGATGGGACGGAGGAAGGCACGGTGCGCGTCGCGGACCTGATGCCCGGAGTCGATTCATCGCATCCGAACGCATTGCTGCTGGCGTCCTCGGAGGGCCCGTTGGTGTTCACGGCGCTGGGGCCCGCGACGGGGCGTGAGCTGTGGAGACTGGATTCACCCACGGGTGCGCCGACCCTGCTCGCGGAGATGATTCCAGGGCCGCGGGGCTCGAACCCGAGCCACCCCACGATGGTGGGTTCGACGCTCTACTTCCAGGCGGACTACGGCCAGGGCATGACGGTCTACAAGCTCGCGGGCCTCATCCCGGACACCTTCCCGCCGAGGGTGAGCTGTCCTCCCAACCAGTCCACGCAGGCGACGAGCACGCGAGGCGCCGAGGTCAGCTTCGAGCAGGCCACGGCCTACGACGACTCGGGCGAGGCGCTCACGCTCGACTCCAGCCACGCCTCTGGAGCGACGTTCCCGGTGGGCACCACGGAGGTGACCTTCACGGCCACGGACTCCCCGAGCAACGAGGGCACGTGCAGCTTCTCGGTGACGGTGACGTCGCAGCCGGACGCGGGCCCGTCCACGCCGGATGCGGGAGGTCCCCCGCCCACGGAGCCGCCCGCCGACGACAGTGGCTGCGGCTGCCAGAGCGGCGCCTCCTCCCTCCCCTGGGCGATGGCGTTGTTCGGGCTGCTCGGACTGTCTCGCCGTCACTCCCGCGTGACGCCCAGGTAG